The sequence below is a genomic window from Massilia oculi.
TTCGATCGAAGCCGGCCTGCGGAAGGCGCGCGAAGCGATCGCCTCCGGCGCCGCCATCGCCAAGCTGGAGCAGTTCGTCCAGGTCACGCGCCAGCTCGGCGCCGTCAATTAAACGTATTGCGAGAGCATCGATGTCCGACATCCTCAACAAGATCCTGGCCGTCAAGGCCGATGAAGTGGCCGCGGCGCGCAAGCACCGCGACCTGTACAGCCTGCGCAGCGAAGTCGAAAGCGACCACGAAGCGCGCGCCGCCCTGCGCGGTTTCGAGGCCGGCCTGCGCGCGAAAATCGCCGAGGGCCAGGCCGGCGTGATCGCCGAAGTCAAGAAAGCCTCGCCGTCGAAAGGCGTGCTGCGTCCCGACTTCCAGCCGGCCGCGATCGCGCAAAGCTATGCCGAACACGGCGCGGCCTGCCTGTCGGTGCTGACCGACATCCAGTTCTTCCAGGGCCAGACCGACTACCTGAAGCAGGCCCGCGCCGCCTGTGCGCTGCCGGTGCTGCGCAAGGATTTCATGGTCGACCCGTATCAAGTGTATGAAGCGCGCGCGATGGGCGCCGATGCGATCCTGTTGATCGTGGCGGCGCTCGACCACGGCCTGATGGCGGAACTGGAAGCCTGCGCCATGGACCTCGGCATGGACGTACTGGTCGAAGTGCACGACGGCGAGGAACTCGATGCCGCGCTCAAGCTCAAGACGCCGCTGCTGGGCATCAACAACCGCAACCTGCGTACCTTCGACGTCACCCTGGACACCACGCTCGGCCTGCTGCCGCGCATCCCGAAGGACCGCCTGGTGGTGACCGAATCGGGCATCCTCGGCACCGGCGACGTGCAGCGCATGCGCGAGGCCGATGTCCACGCCTTCCTGGTCGGCGAAGCCTTCATGCGCGCGGAAAACCCTGGCCGCGAACTGCAGCGCCTGTTCGCCTGAAGTAAAGAAACAGTAGAGGAACTCCGGATGCACGGATGGGTCGAACAGGTACGCCAATACCGGCGCGACCTGCGACAGTCCTGCATCCGCCATGAAGAACGCTCATCGCAGCATCTTCGTCTTTTTCTCACTGGTCGTGCTCGCGGCCCTGGCCGCATGCGGCACGGCGACCCGGGAACCGGCGCCCGCGCCTCCGGCCCTGGCGGCGACCATTCCGCTGACACCCATTCCCGCCCTTCCCCCAATGCGCACGCTCGACGCCTACAAGGCCGACGTCGCGCGCCACGTCATGCAGCGCAATCCAGAAAGAGTGTTCGAGGGAGAGTTGCCGCCCATGCTGCCGGCGGTGGTGGTGCTGAACATCACGGTCGACCGAGCGGGCCAGCTCGCCGACGTCCAGGTGCAGCGCTCGCGCGACCAGGGCGCTTCCGAAGTCGCGCTGGCGTCGCTGCGCCGCAGCGGTCCGCTGCCCCCACCCGATGGCCTGGGGCCGGAACATGCCAGCCTGATGACGTTCTCCGAGACCTTCCTGTTTGGCGAGCGTTACCGCTTCCAGCTGCGCACGCTGGCGGGGCCGCAGCGCGCAGGCTTGTAGCTTGAATCAGTGAGGGTGGCAGGATGCCGGCGCGGGATGGGCGGCGTCCTGCGCGCGAGCGCCGCAACGCTTGCAATGACGGCGGTTGCGCAGGTGCGCATACAGCAGCATGAAGCCGCTGATGACGGCGCATACCGCTTCGGCCACTTCGCCGAACAGCGGGCTGACGACGAACACGGCGCCCAAGAAGATCGCCAGGCCGGCGCAGCCGACCAGCAAGGTGGTCTTGTCGCGATGCTTCAGGTAGCCGGGCACCAGCGCCAGCAAGACCGGCAAGGTGATCGCCGCGATCAGCGTGTCGTGGAAGGTGTCGTGCACGTGGGCCAGCCCGAGCATCGGAAACGCCAGGATCACCAGCGGCATCGCCATGCAATGCAGCAGGCACAGGATCGATGCCGCCATGCCGGCGACATCGCCGTATTTGATCAGGGATTTCATGAACCCTGTTCCTTTCTTTAGATCCGGCGCCGCGAGAAGCGTCCGCGGCGCCGGTGGATTGGGTCCGGTCAGAACAGCACGCGCAAGCCGGCCGTCAGGTTACGGCCAGTCAGCGGTGCATAGTCCTTGATGAACGAGGTGTGGCTGTAGGCCAGGCGATTGGTCACATTGTTCAGGCGCAGGTACAGCTGCGCCGGCAAGTCGCCGATGCGGGTCGAATAGTGCGTGCTGAGGTTCAGCGTAGTGTAGCCGGGCGTTCTGGTCTCGAAATCGGCGATCCTGTCCTGCTTGCCCACGCGGACCAGTTCGGCCAGGCCATTCCAGGCGCCCCAGTCGCCTTCGAGCTTGACGCCGATGCGGTGCGCCGGCGTGCGCGGGATATCTCGGCTGCCCGGGCCTTCGTCGAAGCGCGCACGCACGTAGTCGCCAAACAGGGTCGTCTTCCACACCGACGACAGGTTATGCGCAACCTCGCCTTCCAGGCCGGTGAAGGTGGCGTCGCGTTGGGCATAATTGATCAGCTGCAGGCCCTCGAACTCACCGCGCGTCTGCGAATAGATGTAGTCGCCGATGCGGTTGTGGAAGGCGCTGAGCGAAAAGGTAGTACGGCCGGCGAACTTGCGCAGGGTCAGGTCGAGGTTGTTCGACGTTTCCTTGACCAGGTTCGGGTTGCCGATCTCATAGGTGTTGGTGGCCAGGTGCGGACCGTCCGCGAACAATTCCTCGGCGGTCGGCAGGCGGTGCGTGTGCGACAGCGAGGTGCCCAGCGAATATTCCGGCGCAACCTTCCACACCGCGCCGACCGACAGCGAGGTGCCGCGCGTGTGGCTGTCGGGCTTGTCCACCTCGGCTTCGACATCCTGCCATTCGTGGCGCACGGCGGCCTCGAAGCGCACATGGCCCAGCTTGTATTCCTCGGTCAGGAAGGCCGCATGCTTCTTGGTCAGGGTCGGCGGTACATAGGCCTCGGCGCCGATGGCCGAGAAATCGCGGCGGGTGGTCTGCAGGCCGAACACGCCGTGCCAGCCCGCAAGCGGCGCATGCACGAATTCCAGGCGGCCGTCGTGGCCCTTGTTCTTGAAGGTGGTGGCGACCGCGCTGCCCTCGACCTCGTCGTGGATGTAGTCGGTGAACGAGGCGCGCAGGCGCACGCGCTCGATGCCGGCCGCCGGATTGCGGACTTCGCCGCGTACGTCCCAGCGTTCGCTGTCCAGGTCCACGACCGGCGCCTCGATCTCGCCCGCCTCGTTCTCGAAGCCGTGGCCGGGCAAGCCGTACTTGCCGCGCTCCTTGGTGAAGGCCGCGCCCAGGTAGCCGTCCTTGCCGACCCAGGACAGGCCGACGGTGCCGGTCTCGGTTTCCTTGTAGCTGCCCGGGACGCGGCGGCCGCCTTCCCAGTCCTTCCCGACGCGGTAGTCGTCGGCATCGCGCTTGACGCCTTCCACGTGCAGGGCGACGTTGCCGCCCGCGGCCGTGGTCAACTCGAAGGCGCCGGTCTTTTCGCGCGCCGCCGAATTGGCGCGCACTTCCGCGCTGCCTTCCAGGCCGTTCGCGGGCATCGCGGTCGGCACCTTGCGGTCGATGATGTTCACCACGCCGCCGACCGCGCCGCCGCCATAGGCCAGTGCCGACGGGCCGCGCAGCACTTCGATGCGCTCGGCCAGGACAGGCTCGAAGGCGACGGCGTGGTCGGGGCTGATGGTGGACGCATCCTGGATCTCGGAACCGTCGGACAGGATCTTCACTCGCGGGCCATCCATGCCGCGGATGATCGGACGGCTGGCGCCGGCGCCAAAGTGGCTCGAGGTAATGCCCGGCATGCTCGACAGGGTTTCGCCCAGGGTCGACTGGCGGGTACGCACCAGCTCATTGCCGCCGATCGACGTCACCGGCGTGACCATGTCGTCGCTGGCCACGCCGAGCCCGCTGGCGGACACGACGACGGTCGCCGGGGCGGTGGTCGATTGCGCGTGGGCGGTCAACGGAGCGCCAAGCGCCAGCATGCATGCCAATGCGAGCGGCGTGCGCTTGCCGGTGAAGTCAGTCATGGGAATCCCTGGTCGTCGAATGCGCCGTGGTGGCAATGATGCACCATAAGCGAAATCTAATGATAACCGATTATCGTTAAGGATTCAACGCAGCGCAGCAATTGCGCGCGGTGCCATCTTGCATGCGCACCACCTGCGCCGTTCTATCCACCGCAACAAACACGTCGTCCCCGCGCAGGCGGGGACGACGATTCTACGGCTAACGAAACTTAGAAAATGACGCGAATGCCCGCCGTCAGATTACGCCCGGTGAGCGGCGCTGCGTTCTTGATGAACGAGGTGTGGCTGTAGGCCAGTTCGTCGGTCAGGTTGTTCAGGCGCGCATAGAACTGGGTCGGCACCCCGCCAATGCGGGTCGAGTAATGGGCGCCGACGTTGAGCATATTGTAGCCGGCGGTCTCGGTCTCGTACTCGGCCAGCTTGTCCTGCTTGCCCACGCGGTAGAACTCGACCATGCCGTGCCACTGATTCCAATCGCCGTCCAGCTTGACGCCGAGGCGCGCGGCCGGGATGCGCGGCAGGTTGCGGCTGCCCTGGCCCTCGTCGAAACGGGCGCGCACGTAGTCGCCGAACACGGTCGCGCTGATCGTTGGGGTCAGCTTCTGGCGAATTTCTCCTTCCAGGCCGGTGAAGGTGGCGTCGCGCTGGGCGTATTCCACCAGCTGGAAGCCTTCGTGATTGTCCAGCGTGTGCGCGTAGATGTAGTTGTCGACGCGGTTGTGGAAGGCGCTGACCGAGAAGGTGGTGTCGCCTTCGAACTTGCGCAGGGTGAGATCGACGTTGTTCGAGGTTTCCTTGTCCAGGTTCTGGTTGCCGACTTCATAGGTGGCGGTGGCCAGGTGCACGCCGTCGGCGTACAGTTCTTCGGCGGTCGGCAGGCGGTGGCTGCGCGACAGCGAGGCGCGCAGCGAGTATTGCGGGGCGAACTTCCACACGGCGCCGACCGAGGCCGAAGTGCCGCGCGCATCGGTATCAACCAGGCCCGGGGCATCAACCTCGATGTCCTGCCATTCGTGGCGCAGGCCGGCCTCGAAGCGCCAGTTATCGAGCTTGTATTCCTCGGTCAGGAAGGCGGCGTGCTTCTTGGTGAGGGTCGCCGGCACATAGGCTTCCTCTCCGATCGCCGAGAAGTCGCGGCGCGTGGTCTGCAGGCCGAACACGCCGCGCCAGCCGGCCAGCGGCGCGTGCACCGCCTCCAGGCGGGCGTCGTGGCCCTTGTTGCGGAACGAGGTCGAGACGACGTTCTCTTCCAGCTCGTCGTGGACGTAATCGGTGAACGAGGCGCGCATGCGTACGCGCTCGATGCCGGCCACCGGATTGCGGTATTCGCCGCGGATGTCCCAGCGTTCGCTGTCGAGCTTCACCACTGGCACGCCGTGCTCGTGATCGTGCTCGTGCTCATGATCGTGATCGTGGCCTTCCTCGCCGTGCTCGTCATGGTCATGGCCCTCTTCCTCTTCGTGGCCGCCGCAGTGCAGGTGCGAGCCATGCGGGTGGCAGCTCTCGAACTCGTGGCCGTGACCCGGGATGCCGTATTCGGTGCGCTCCTTGGTGAAGGCGGCGCCGATATAGCCGTTCTTGCCGATCCACGACAGGCCGACGGTGCCGGTCTCGGTTTCCTTGTAGCTTCCCAGGACGTGGCGGCCTTCGCTCCAGTCCTTGCCGACGCGGTAGTCGTCCGCATCGCGCTTGACGCCTTCCAGGTGCAGGGCCAGGTTGCTGCCGGCGGCCGTGGTGAATTCGAAGGCGCCGGTCTTTTCGCGCGCCGCGGAATTGGCGCGTACTTCCGCGCTGCCTTCCAGGCCCTTCTCGGGCATCGCGGTCGGAATCTTGCGGTCGAGGATGTTGACCACGCCGCCCACCGCGCCGCCGCCATAGGCCAGGGCCGACGGGCCGCGCAGCACTTCGATGCGCTCGGCCAGGACCGGCTCGAAAGCGACGGCGTGATCGGGGCTGATGGTCGAAGCGTCCTGGATCTCGGCGCCATCGGACAGGATCTTCACGCGCGGGCCGTCCATGCCGCGGATCACCGGACGGCTGGCGCCGGCGCCGAAGTGGCTCGAAGTGATGCCGGGCTGGTGGGCCAGGGTTTCGCCCAGGGTCGATTCGCGGGCGCGCACCAGTTCACTGCCGCCCAGCGAGGTCACCGGGGTGATCATGTCGTCGTCCACCACGCCCAGGGCGCTGGCGGAGACGACCACGGTCGGCACGCTGTCCGGATCCGAAGCCGCACGGCTCGTCGTCTGGGCATGGACGGCCATGGGCGCGCCGAAGGCCAGCATCAGCGCCAGGGTCAGCGGTGTGCGCTTGCAGGAAAAGTCGGACATGGTGATTCCTCGAGAAAGATTGAACAGCGAGACAAAGACTTGCGATAACGATAATCCGTTATCATTAACATTGAAATGATAAGGCATTATCATTAAGCATTCAACCCTTTTTGGTCCTGTCGCACGCTTTGAGGTATCCTTGGCCCCATGCAACGCAATACACGTCAAAAATCCGCCATCCTGCATGCGATCGAGCATGCGCAGCGCCCGCTTTCGCCGCAGGAGATCCTGGACGAAGCCAGCCGCCAGGTCAGCCAGCTGGGCATGGCGACCGTCTATCGCAACCTGAAGTCGCTGGTGGACGACGGCGCGCTCAAGATTGTCACCCTGCCGGGCGAAGGCGCGCGCTACGAATCGACCAGCGCCGCCGAACATCACCACCACCATTTCCAGTGCACCGTCTGCCAGCGCGTGTTCGACGTGCACGCCTGCCCCGGCGACATCGAGCACATGGCGCCGAAAGGCTTCAGCGTCGAAAGCCACGAGCTGACCCTGTACGGCCGCTGCGCCGACTGCCTCAAGTCTTGAACCAGAAATAAAAACGGCCGGCGCGCAAGCGACCGGCCGTTTTCAACTGGCCTGGCTGATTATTTACCGAGCACGTTCAGCACGGCCAGGGTCATCGCCTGGGCGCCGGTCTTGATCGACGGTTCCGGCACCGGCGCATAGAACGGCGAGTGGTTGAAGGCGATCGGCTTGCCGTCCTCGCGTTCCGCTTCCGCCACCACCTTCGGATCGTAGACGCCGGTGAAGAAGAACATCGACGGCACGCCTTCATTGGCGTACAGCGAGAAGTCTTCGCTGGCGGTCATGGCCGGCATGCGCTTGGCCTTGTCGGCGCCGAAGGCCTCCTTGAACACCACCTCGGTCTTGTTCACCAGCTCGGTGCTGTTGACGATGGCCTGGCCGCCGCCGCCGATCAGCATGTCCGGCTTCGGCGCGCCGGCCATCGCGGCCGAACCCTCGGCCACGCGGCGCACGCCTTCGAGCAGCTTGGCGCGCACTTGTGGGCTGTACGAACGGATGGTGCCGCGCACCTGTACGCTGTCGGGGATGATGTTGCCGACCGTGCCGCCCTGGATCGAACCGACCGTCACCACGCCGAATTCCTTGGGATCCTTCTCGCGGCTGACCACGGTCTGGACGTCGACCACGAAGCGCGCCGCGATCGCCACCGGGTCGATGGTTTTATCAGGCGCCGAGCCATGGCCGCCACGGCCTTTGAACGTGATCTCGAGCCAGTCCGAGTTGGACGATACCGGGCCGTCGTTGAAGCCCACGGTGCCGTGGGCCAGCGGCCACGAATGCAGGGCGAAAGCGTAGTCCGGTTTCGGGAAGCGCTTGA
It includes:
- a CDS encoding Fur family transcriptional regulator → MQRNTRQKSAILHAIEHAQRPLSPQEILDEASRQVSQLGMATVYRNLKSLVDDGALKIVTLPGEGARYESTSAAEHHHHHFQCTVCQRVFDVHACPGDIEHMAPKGFSVESHELTLYGRCADCLKS
- a CDS encoding amidohydrolase, giving the protein MTLTRIAAAIAVSTSLALSASVAQAQQAAPLKNDVVAKVDAMYPWLDAVYKDLHAHPEIAFQEVRTAGKLAAEMRKLGFTVTEKVGKTGIVAVLKNGAGPTVLVRTDMDGLPMEERTGLPYASRARATSDGRDTFVMHSCGHDIHMTSWLATARTLVELKSQWKGTLVFIGQPAEEIVAGAKAMLDDGLFKRFPKPDYAFALHSWPLAHGTVGFNDGPVSSNSDWLEITFKGRGGHGSAPDKTIDPVAIAARFVVDVQTVVSREKDPKEFGVVTVGSIQGGTVGNIIPDSVQVRGTIRSYSPQVRAKLLEGVRRVAEGSAAMAGAPKPDMLIGGGGQAIVNSTELVNKTEVVFKEAFGADKAKRMPAMTASEDFSLYANEGVPSMFFFTGVYDPKVVAEAEREDGKPIAFNHSPFYAPVPEPSIKTGAQAMTLAVLNVLGK
- a CDS encoding TonB-dependent receptor; the protein is MTDFTGKRTPLALACMLALGAPLTAHAQSTTAPATVVVSASGLGVASDDMVTPVTSIGGNELVRTRQSTLGETLSSMPGITSSHFGAGASRPIIRGMDGPRVKILSDGSEIQDASTISPDHAVAFEPVLAERIEVLRGPSALAYGGGAVGGVVNIIDRKVPTAMPANGLEGSAEVRANSAAREKTGAFELTTAAGGNVALHVEGVKRDADDYRVGKDWEGGRRVPGSYKETETGTVGLSWVGKDGYLGAAFTKERGKYGLPGHGFENEAGEIEAPVVDLDSERWDVRGEVRNPAAGIERVRLRASFTDYIHDEVEGSAVATTFKNKGHDGRLEFVHAPLAGWHGVFGLQTTRRDFSAIGAEAYVPPTLTKKHAAFLTEEYKLGHVRFEAAVRHEWQDVEAEVDKPDSHTRGTSLSVGAVWKVAPEYSLGTSLSHTHRLPTAEELFADGPHLATNTYEIGNPNLVKETSNNLDLTLRKFAGRTTFSLSAFHNRIGDYIYSQTRGEFEGLQLINYAQRDATFTGLEGEVAHNLSSVWKTTLFGDYVRARFDEGPGSRDIPRTPAHRIGVKLEGDWGAWNGLAELVRVGKQDRIADFETRTPGYTTLNLSTHYSTRIGDLPAQLYLRLNNVTNRLAYSHTSFIKDYAPLTGRNLTAGLRVLF
- a CDS encoding TonB-dependent receptor domain-containing protein, with amino-acid sequence MSDFSCKRTPLTLALMLAFGAPMAVHAQTTSRAASDPDSVPTVVVSASALGVVDDDMITPVTSLGGSELVRARESTLGETLAHQPGITSSHFGAGASRPVIRGMDGPRVKILSDGAEIQDASTISPDHAVAFEPVLAERIEVLRGPSALAYGGGAVGGVVNILDRKIPTAMPEKGLEGSAEVRANSAAREKTGAFEFTTAAGSNLALHLEGVKRDADDYRVGKDWSEGRHVLGSYKETETGTVGLSWIGKNGYIGAAFTKERTEYGIPGHGHEFESCHPHGSHLHCGGHEEEEGHDHDEHGEEGHDHDHEHEHDHEHGVPVVKLDSERWDIRGEYRNPVAGIERVRMRASFTDYVHDELEENVVSTSFRNKGHDARLEAVHAPLAGWRGVFGLQTTRRDFSAIGEEAYVPATLTKKHAAFLTEEYKLDNWRFEAGLRHEWQDIEVDAPGLVDTDARGTSASVGAVWKFAPQYSLRASLSRSHRLPTAEELYADGVHLATATYEVGNQNLDKETSNNVDLTLRKFEGDTTFSVSAFHNRVDNYIYAHTLDNHEGFQLVEYAQRDATFTGLEGEIRQKLTPTISATVFGDYVRARFDEGQGSRNLPRIPAARLGVKLDGDWNQWHGMVEFYRVGKQDKLAEYETETAGYNMLNVGAHYSTRIGGVPTQFYARLNNLTDELAYSHTSFIKNAAPLTGRNLTAGIRVIF
- a CDS encoding TonB C-terminal domain-containing protein, with protein sequence MKNAHRSIFVFFSLVVLAALAACGTATREPAPAPPALAATIPLTPIPALPPMRTLDAYKADVARHVMQRNPERVFEGELPPMLPAVVVLNITVDRAGQLADVQVQRSRDQGASEVALASLRRSGPLPPPDGLGPEHASLMTFSETFLFGERYRFQLRTLAGPQRAGL
- the trpC gene encoding indole-3-glycerol phosphate synthase TrpC, which produces MSDILNKILAVKADEVAAARKHRDLYSLRSEVESDHEARAALRGFEAGLRAKIAEGQAGVIAEVKKASPSKGVLRPDFQPAAIAQSYAEHGAACLSVLTDIQFFQGQTDYLKQARAACALPVLRKDFMVDPYQVYEARAMGADAILLIVAALDHGLMAELEACAMDLGMDVLVEVHDGEELDAALKLKTPLLGINNRNLRTFDVTLDTTLGLLPRIPKDRLVVTESGILGTGDVQRMREADVHAFLVGEAFMRAENPGRELQRLFA
- a CDS encoding MerC domain-containing protein, producing MKSLIKYGDVAGMAASILCLLHCMAMPLVILAFPMLGLAHVHDTFHDTLIAAITLPVLLALVPGYLKHRDKTTLLVGCAGLAIFLGAVFVVSPLFGEVAEAVCAVISGFMLLYAHLRNRRHCKRCGARAQDAAHPAPASCHPH